ATGCAGATGAGGTTTTAAAATCAGATCGCAAAGAAATTCTAAAAAAATTACCTGAACTAGCAATTAATGACGAAATTAATTTAAATGTTATTTGTCCAAAAATTGTTGACCACGATGAGAACTATACAACCGGAGTACCGAGGTTTTTTTTTAATGAAAATGACATTTACTATTTCGGGCATGTTCATGAAGAATTGAGAAGCAACAATTTTACACTGAAAATAATTCCAGATTATGATATAGTCATTTGTCATGATGGCTATTTGGATGAAGTTGTAAAAAGTAAAAACAAATTAGAGAGAAATATTAAATTATTAGAGAAAACATTACAGATAGAACCATTAAATGCGAGATGGAATTATTTTCTTTTAAGAAATGGTTATGAGCTTTTTGATGCTACTTATGCAATAAAAAAGATAAAGAAAATATTAAAGTATATTGATAAAAAACAAGAGGTTATTTATAAAAAAGCTATTATTGATATGCTGATAAGATATCAATTGAAAGGATCATGCCCGCAAAAGGATTTTGAAAAAACACTTGATTTATTAGGCAGTATAGAACCAAACAATAAAAATATTGTTTTTTACAGAGGGTTATTTCAGCTAAATAGCTGGAAAATTAAAGCTAAAGAAATGTTGGACTATTTAATTGAATACAGAGAAGACAACCAAATGGATATGCCAGAAATGCTCCATACAAAAGGTTTTCACTTGGACAGTATTATAGCTATTTATTTGTTTGAGTGCGGTTATTATCAGCAGGCAGAAAAACTATTTAGCTTCTTGGTTAACCATAATTACCATTCGGATATGATAACTTATTATTTTTCATTATTACAAGGCAGAAAAACAGAAAATAGAGAAGGAGATTTTTATTGAGTTATTAGAATAAAAGACGACCATTAAGATCGTCTTTTATTATTAATTTGCTTATTTTATAAAAAGTTCAAATATTAATAATATGAGTGCTCACCGCGCTGGTGCTCGGTCAGATCGCGCACGCCTTTCAGTTCCGGGAAAGCGGCCAGCAGCTCTTTCTCAATCCCTTCTTTCAGCGTCACGTCGACCATAGAACAACCGTTACAGCCGCCGCCAAACTGCAGAATGGCATAGCCTTCATCGGTAATTTCCATCAGCGACACACGGCCACCATGGCCGGCCAGCTGCGGGTTAATCTGCGCCTGTAGCAGATATTCAACGCGCTCGATCAGCGGCGCATCGTCTGCAACCTTACGCATTTTGGCGTTCGGCGCTTTCAGCGTCAGCTGAGAACCGAGGTTGTCAGTCACGAAATCGATTTCAGCGTCTTCAAGGTAAGGTGCGCTCAGCTCATCGACGTAAGCGGAAAGCTTTTCGAACTTCAGTTCAGTATCAGACGGCTCTACGGCATCGGGCGGGCAGTAGGAAACGCCACATTCAGCAGATGGCGTGCCCGGATTAATGACGAACACGCGAATCTGGGTGCCATCTTCCTGGTTTGACAGCAATTTGGCAAAGTGCTCCTGGGCGGCATCGGTAATTCGGATCATGGCAGTTGCTCAATAGTTGACTAATTTAGTTGGTTATAATACGCCCATCTCCGACGCTCTACAAGGTACGGCACAGGCACCATATCTGGACGCTGGCGGCACCAGCCTGCATCAACAGGCGGCTAATTTCTGCCACCGTACTGCCGGTTGTCACCACATCATCGATTAAAGCGATATGGCGATCGCGCACGGCGATTTCAAGACGAAAAGCATTACGCAGGTTCTGTTTACGGGCGCTGGCGCTCAGATGATGCTGTACGCGCCCGGCAGCGCGGCGCGTTAATCCCTCAGGATGCCAGGCACAGCCCAGCCAGTGCGCCAGCGGCTTAGCTAACAGATCGGCTTGATTAAAACCGCGTCGCCAGGCGCGCCGGTGATGCAGCGGCACGGTCAACAGCAGATCGGGACGACGCAGGCCGCGTTGACGCCGGGCCGCTAACCAGCTTAGCAAAATCAGTCGCGCCAGCATCACAGAGAGTGCGGTAATACGAGAAAATTTATGACGGGCGATAAGCTGGCTTAACGGCGAGCGATAGTCGCTAACCGCAACCAATTGTTGCCAGGGCGGTGGACGCCGCAGGCAGCGGCTACAGTCGACAAGTGAATTCCCGGCTGGCAGACCACAACGCGGGCAGCAGAGCGGTAGCAGCGGCAGCGCGCGCAGACAATAACTGCACAGCCCCTGTCGCGGTAATTTCAGCGGCGTCTGACATAGCCAACAGCCTCCCTGCATTGGTAGCATAACGTCCTCCTTGACTGGCAATAAAGAGACAATAACTGATGGCGCAGCTTTACTGGCACACTATCGGCACTGGCGATCGTAATCTTGTGCTGCTTCACGGATGGGGATTGAATGCGGAAGTCTGGCGTTGCATTGTTGAGCCGCTCAGCGCACATTTTCGTCTGCATTTGGTCGATTTGCCGGGCTTTGGACGCAGCCAGGGTTTTGGTGCGCTAACGCTGGATGAGATGGTTGCGGCGCTGCTGCCTCAGCTGCCTGAAAAGTCGCTGGTACTCGGTTGGTCACTGGGCGGCCTGGTAGCCAGTCAGCTGGCGCTGCGCTATCCGCAGCGGGTGGAAGGGTTGATAACCGTGGCTTCTTCTCCCTGTTTTACTGCTCAGGACGATCGTTGGCCGGGCATCAAGCCCGATACGCTGGCGGGTTTTCAGCAGCAGCTTAGCGAGGATTATCAGCGTACCGTCGAACGCTTTCTGGCATTGCAGACGCTGGGCACCCAAAGCGCCCGCCAGGATGCGCGTATGCTAAAAGAGGTGGTGCTCTCCCAGCCGGTTCCTCCGGTAGCGGTGCTGGCCGGTGGGCTGGACATTTTGCGGCATGTCGATCTGCGTACTGAAATGGAAGACTTACAGATGCCGCTGCTGCGCATCTACGGCTCTCTTGACGGCCTGGTGCCGCGAAAAGTCGCTGCGCTGCTGGACGAACGCTGGCCGCGTAGCGCTTCGCTGATAATAGACAAAGCGGCCCATGCGCCTTTTATGTCTCATCCGCAGGCATTTTGCGAGGCGGTGGTGCGCTTTAGCCATTCTGTTTAAGAAACTTTATACCTTTAGCTGGCAAAATATCACCGGGCGTTAATACTTGATGCTGAGCAAGGCCGCTGACTTTGACGTTCTGAAAGTCACCCAGGGAATCGGGCGCTTTAACCCTATCTCATTGTATTCATTCGGCGGCCATAGGGACAATCGGTCAACTTTAATGCGAAGGTATACTATGAATCTGATGAAAACTGTTGCTGTTACTTGCCTGCTCGGCGGACTCTCTTTCTCTGTACTGGCAGCGAAAGAGGTGACGAAAGAAGAAGCGCAAAAGATGAATCTGGAAAAAATCGGCACGGTTAATACCACGGCGGAAACTACCTCGCCGATGGATGCCAAACGTGAGCTGTCAAAAATGGCGGACGAGAAGGGCGGTCAGTATTACGTTATCGTCGCTGGACGGGAACATGGGCGCTTCAGTGCTACGGCAGACGTCTATAAATAAAGCGTCAGCAGGCATAGCGACTATGCCTGCTGTCCTTTCAGCCACAGATAGCCCCAGGGCGCTAACGTAACGGGCCGTGCTCCATCAATAACGCGCTGCTCGACAATATCACGATATTTTTTTGCCTCCGGCAGGCTGGCGTCCACGCTTTTACTGCTCAAATTAAACAGGCACAGCAAGCCGTTCTCTCTGTCAGGCGTATAGCGCCGCATTATCAACAGCCGGTTGTCACCGTCGAGGATCTCCAGCGGATTATCGGGATGAAATGCCGGCTGGCGAGTGCGTAGCTGAATCAACGCGCTGAGGCGATTAAAAATCTGCTGACGCAAATAGTCACCGCCCGCCAGCGCCTTTTCAATAAAGGAGAGCGCATATTTTTCGCGGTTAATTGCGCGGTTGTGACCAGCCACTTTTACCCCCTCGTTATCGTTACGCGAGCCAAGAATACTTTGAATATAAATGGCCGGTACGCCGGGAAAAGCCAGCAGTATCGCGTGCGCCAGCATAAAGCGACGAATGCGCGTATCGTCGTCATCATCCTGTTTACTGAGCGCATCCATCAGAGTGACATTAATTTCATAAGGGCTGGTGGTGCCATCGGGGTTATTTTTATAGGAAACCAGCGCGCCCTCCAGCGCCAAATCACGCACCAGCGAAACGATTTCTACTTCCGGCAGAATACCGCGCGCTGGATTAAGGCCGATGCCGTCATGGGAGGCGAGAAAATTAAAGAAAGTCGTGGTGCCGCCGCCCAGATCGAGCCCGGCGGCCCATTGACGCAGCGCGCGCCGAGCCGTTATGGATCGCGTGCAGTACCAGCGGCGGCAGGGAAAACTGGTAAACCATTTGCGCCTCATCCCTGCCGTTGCCGAAATAGCTAATATTGTCCTGATGCGGCACGTTGGTCTCAGTAATAATGACCGTGCCGGGTGCCACCACATCGGCGATAGCACGAAACAGCTTAACCAACAGATGGGTATTTTCCAGATGGATACAGCGCGTGCCGGGCGTCTTCCACATATAACCGACGGCATCAAGGCGCACGTAGTCGGCCCCTTTTTTCAGGTATTCCAGCAGCACATCCACCATGCGGATCAGCACTTCAGGGCTGGCAAAATTAAGGTCGATCTGATCGGCGCTGAAGGTCGTCCAGATGTAGTGGGTTTCACCATTGGCGCGAAGAAAGGGCGTCAGCAGCGGTGAGGTGCGCGGGCGTGTCACGCCGCTTAAGTCGGTGCCCGGCGGCATACTGATAAAAAAATTGTCCCATCCTGCATCGCAGGCCAGATAGTGTTTAAACCAGGCGCTGTGTGAAGAGATATGGTTGCAGACAAAATCGAACATCAGGCGCGTATGGGTATGCAGCTCCGCTACGTTGCGCCATTCGCCACAGATCGGATTCACCTGATGATAATCGATAACGGAAAAACCATCGTCGGAAGACCAGGGAAAGAAAGGCAGCAGATGCACGAGGTTGAAAGTGGATTGAAGGTGCTGTTGGTAGAAGCGGGAAAAGGTGGCGAGCGTCGGTGCTTCCGGCTCTCGAAACTGATCGGCATAGGTAATCAGCACCACATCTTTTTCATCCCAGTGCGGTTTGCGTGGTTTTTTTATCCCATCGCGCGCGGCGCGCACGTGTGAAAGCAGGCGTTCACGCGTGGCCGCAGGAAAAGTGTTCTGGTAGATCTTATCGATGAGGTTATTGATAATATCCATTTTTACCCGGCAGGCCACGGCGTTAAATTCAGAGAGGCGGTAGTTTTTACTGTAGTCCGCCGGGCTGAATTCGCAACCGTGGCTCCGAGGCTAGTGACAGCTTTCGCTTTTTAACGTCTCATAGCGTTCAGCAGGCATCACTTTGATAGGGATACTTTGCGACGGCTGAGGCATCCGGCGTAAAAACATCAGCAGTGCGCCATTAAACAGCACCACCAGCAAAATAATCAGGCTGCTGGTAAGCGGCTGCTCGCCGATACGTGAGAACTGCCAGAAGAGTGTTGCCAGCGAGTAAGCCACGTTTAAGCCCCAGAAAATAGAGAAGCCCATCCAGCGGCGGCTGCTTTCGCGTGCAATCGCGCCCATTACGGATACGCAGGGTACGTAGAGCAGTACAAACAGCAGATAGCTAAAAGCGGCGGCGTTACTGCCAAACTGACGATGCATTTGACCCATGGCGCCGCTGGCCATTTCGCCATCGCCTTTGCTGGCCTCAATCGGGTTCGCCAGTACGCTCAGGCTCAGTGTCTCTTTTAATCCGTCCCAGGTTTCCGTTACCGCGTCTTTCAGCTCCTCCGTCAGGCTCCACGCTTCGGCATCGAAAGGTTCTTCATGCAGTGCTTCGGCGGTATAGAGCGTATTCAACGTACCGACCACGACCTCTTTCGCCATCGCTCCGGTGAGCAGGCCGACCGTTGCCTGCCAGTTATCAGCATGTACGCCGATGGGCGTCAGCAGCGGCGTAATTACCCGACTGACGCTGGCCAGCGCCGAGTCATTAATGCTGTCTACCGGCTGCCCGTTAAATGAAAAGCTGTTCAGGCCACCGATCAGGATACTGGCAACCACAATCACTTTCCCGGCGCGCAGAACAAAGCTGCGCAGACGCTGCCAGGCCTGTAGCATCAGGCTTTTCAGATGCGGAACGTGCCAGCTCGGCAGCTCCATAACGAAAGGTGAGGCCTCGCCGCGCAGCAGCGTATGTTTTAACAGCAGCCCGGTTAAGATTGCCATCACGATCCCGGTCAGATAGAGGCTGAATACCACCAGCGCCCCATGCGAGCCGAAGAAGGCGGCGGAGAAAACGGCAAAGATCGCCAGCCTGGCCCCGCAGGACATAAAGGGTGCCATCATTACGGTAATCAGCCGTTCGCGTGGTGCGTCCAGCGTGCGGGCGCCCATGACCGAAGGAACATTGCAACCGAAGCCGACAATCAGCGGTACAAAAGATTTACCCGGCAGGCCGAGCGACTGCATAAGCCGATCGACAACAAAGGCGGCACGCGCCATATAGCCGGAATCCTCCATAAAAGAGAGAAACAGATACATCAGGCCGATTTGCGGTACCAGCGGTAAAACCGTATTAATACCGCCGCCGATGCCCTGCGCGAGGAACAGCGTCAGCCATTCAGGGAAATGCAGCGTATGGCCGATCCACTGCGTGCCATGAATAAACAGCGCCGCCGAACCGACATCAAACAGCGGTTGCAGCGCGCCGCCAATATTGATGGCCAGCAAGAACATCAAATACATCATCAACAGGAAGATGGGAATGCCCAGCCAGCGGTTCAGCACGATACGGTCGAGGCGTTGCGACAGGCGATCGGGCGCTGCCTGCTGCTGATTGCTGACGCCCGCGCAGATAGTGGCAAGCTGTTGATAGCGCGCCGCCGCGATCTCGACGGCAGCATCCTGCGGTAGCGGCGCATCCGATTCTGCCAGACGCTGTAACGCCAGATCGCCAACCTGCCGGCGGCTATAGATATCGCCCTCCAGCAGCTGGAACGCCAGCCAGCGTCGACGCTGACGCTGTTCGCTAACCGGCATCGCCGCCGCCAGCTGGTCGGCAGCTTCACTCAGGGCGGGCGGGTAGGCCACCTCGATTGGCGCGCCCATGCGAATGCCTTCGTCAATCAGCTGTTTCAGACGATCGATGCCGCTGCCGCGCGTTGAAACCACCGGCACTACCGGGCAGCCGAGACGCTGCTCCAGCGCCGGAATATCGATAGTGATATTCTGGTTTTCCGCCATATCCAGCATATTCAGCGCGACGATGCAGGGCACGCCCAGTTCGCGCAGCTGTAACGTCAGGTAGAGGTTACGCTCAAGGTTACAGGCGTCGACGACGTTAATCAGCAGGTCTGCCTGCTCACTGAGTACGAAATGGCAGGCGATCTGTTCATCAAGCGAAGCCTGCTGTGAGACGGTGGTCAGTGAGTAGGTACCGGGAAGGTCGATGAGGTTGACGCGAGTATTGCCTGCGGTGAAGAAACCTTCTTTGCGTTCGACGGTGACGCCCGCCCAGTTACCGACGCGCTGACGTGCGCCGGTAAGCTGGTTAAACAGCGTGGTTTTACCGGCATTCGGATTGCCCAACAGGCCAATCGTACACTGTTTCATGCCGCCTCCGTCTGCGTGACAGGCTGTAGCTGTAACAGCGCCAGATCCTTTTTACGCAGCATCAGGCTAACGCGCCCCGCCTGTATTTGCAGAGGATCGCCTAAAGGTGCAATACGAACCACCTCAAAGCAGGAGCCGGGCAGCAGGCCCAGGGAAAGTAACTTTTGACGCCAGGCAGGGCTGACTGCGGAAGTGAAACCGATTATTTGATAGTGCTGACGGGCAAGCAAAGACATGGCTGGTACCTCATTGACCGTCGCGTTGCGCGACAATAACAAAACGGGACCATACTAGTGAGAATAATTCTCGTTAATGTTGATTTAGAACAAAAACGGAACAGAGGGCGGCAAAAAGCCGCCCGTGAAGCTTAACGTTTTTTGCCGAAGGCGGCGGCTAAGGCATCGCCCATAGCGCTGTTGCCCGGCGCGTTGGTGGTGGCACGCGCCCGTGGTTTGGCAGCGGCGCGGCTGTTGTTTTCACGCCCCTGCGCACGCGGCGCACCACGTGAAGCGCTTTCGCCTGGCTGTTCGTCCAGACGCATAGTCAACGCGATGCGTTTACGCTGTATATCGACCTCAAGCACCTTCACTTTCACGATATCGCCCGCTTTAACCACGGTATGCGGATCCTCAACGAACTTATCGGAGAGCGAAGAGATATGGACAAGGCCATCCTGATGGACGCCGATATCCACAAAGGCACCGAAGTTGGTCACATTGGTGACCGCACCTTCCAGCACCATACCCGGCAGCAGATCGTTCATGGTTTCGACACCTTCCGCGAACTGGGCGGTTTTAAACTCTGGACGCGGATCGCGGCCCGGTTTTTCCAGCTCTTTCAGGATATCGCTGACGGTGGGGACGCCGAAACGCTCGGTGGTAAAGTCTACCGCTTTCAGCTTGCGCAGCTCGCCAGCATTGCCCATCAGTTCGCGCAGCGACTGGCGGGTAGCTTCGAGAATACGCTCGACTACCGGATAGGCTTCCGGATGCACGGTTGAGGCATCAAGCGGGTTATCGCCGTGATTGATACGTAAAAAGCCGGCGCACTGCTCGAAGGCTTTCGGGCCGAGGCGGCTGACTTTCAGTAACTGCTGACGGTTCTGGAAGCGTCCGTTCTCATCGCGCCAGCTGACAATATTTTGCGCCATCATGCGTGACAGCCCGGCAACGCGCGTCAGCAGCGCCACGGAAGCGGTATTGAGATCGACACCAACGGCGTTCACACAGTCTTCTACCACCGCATCCAGCTTTTTCGCCAGCATCGACTGGCTGACATCATGCTGATACTGACCGACACCGATCGATTTCGGATCGATTTTTACCAGCTCCGCCAGCGGATCCTGCAGGCGACGGGCGATAGAAACCGCACCGCGCAGCGACACATCCAGATCGGGGAACTCCTGCGCTGCCAGCTCGGAGGCGGAGTAAACCGATGCGCCCGCTTCGCTGACCACCACTTTCTGCGCCGTCACCTGCGGGAACTGTTTTTGCAGGTCGAGGAAGAAACGTTCGGTTTCTCGTGAGGCGGTGCCGTTGCCGATCGCGACCAGTTCTACCTGATGGCGAGTACAGAGTGCCGCTACCGCTGCCGCCGCTTTTGCCGCCTGGCCGGTATGCGGATAAACGGTATCGGTAGCCACCAGCTTGCCGGTAGCATCCACTACGGCAACTTTAACGCCGGTGCGCAGGCCGGGATCGAGGCCCATCGTGGCGCGCATACCGGCCGGGGCCGCCATCAGCAGATCGTGCAGGTTACGAGCAAAAACGTTAATCGCCTCTTCTTCCGCACGTTCGCGTATGCTGCCCATCAGTTCGGTTTCCAGATGCAGCAAAACTTTAATGCGCCACGTCCAGCTGACTACCGCTTTGCGCCAGGCGTCCGCCGGGGCGTTATTCAGGCGCAGGTTAAGATGGTCGGCAATAAGCTGCTCACCGTAACTTTCACGCGGCGGTTCGTCGAACTGCGGATCGGCATTGAGCGAAAGTTGCAGGACGCCTTCGTTGCGCCCACGGAACATCGCCAGCGCACGATGGGAAGGTACGGTCGCCAGCGCTTCATGATGGTCGAAATAATCACGGAATTTCGCACCCGCGTCCTCTTTCCCTTCCACCACGCGTGAAACCAGATGCGCGTTTTTCCACAGGTAATCGCGCACCTTTGCCAGCAGCGCGGCATCTTCTGCGAAGCGTTCCATCAGGATATAGCGTGCGCCATCCAGCGCGGCTTTAACGTCTGCGATGCCCTTGTCCGCATCGACAAATTCAGCGGCCAGCTGCTCCGGCTGATGCGAAGGATCCTGCCATAGCGTATCGGCTAACGGCTCCAGCCCTGCTTCAATGGCGATCTGTCCGCGCGTGCGGCGTTTCGGTTTGTAGGGAAGGTACAGGTCTTCGAGTTCGGTTTTACTCAGGGTGCCGTTGATGGCGGCGGCGAGTTCATCGCTGAGCTTGCCCTGCTCGGCGACAGATTTAAGGATCGCCTGGCGACGATCTTCTAACTCGCGCAGATAGCCGAGGCGGGTTTCCAGCTGGCGTAGCTGAGTATCATCAAGCCCGCCGGTTACTTCCTTACGATAACGTGCGATAAACGGCACGGTATTCCCTTCATCCAGCAGGCGGATAGCGGCATCAACTTGTTCAGCCCGCGCCTGAAGTTCACCCGCAATAATGCGGCTCAGCGAATCATTCATCATCGGTTCACTATCTTACTAGCACAGTTTGAGAAACAGGGGACAGTTATACGGATTGATGGCTGAAATTGCCAGCAATGCGGCGCGCTTTAGGCCAGATTCCGAGAGCCACTTCCCGATTGACGATTCTGTTGTACCATTAACGCAAACGGGCGGCTTGCCAGCCCGCTCATTACGATCAGCAGACAGGAAAGCGGTGTGAAGACTCAACTGATTACCCGTGAAGGGTATAACAAACTTCGGGCGGAACACGATCATTTATGGAACGAGAAACGCCCGGAGATCACTAAAATTGTCTCCTGGGCCGCCAGCCTGGGCGATCGCTCGGAAAACGCCGATTACACCTACAATAAGCGCCTGTTGCGCCAAATCGATCGCCGGGTACGCTATCTGCGTAAGTGCCTGGCGGAGCTGAAGATCGTTGATTACTCGCCACAACAGGAAGGGAAGGTGTTCTTCGGTGCCTGGGTTGAGGTAGAAAACGAGCAGGGCGAAGTAAAGCGTTTTCGGATTGTGGGGCCGGATGAAATCTACGGCGAGGTAAAAGATTATATTTCTATCGATTCGCCGATGGCGCGCGCGCTGATTAAAAAAGAGGTGGATGATGAAGTGCATGTTAATACGCCGGAAGGTGAAAAAATTTGGTTTGTGAACCGTATCGAGTATCAGCGTGATAGTGGTGGCGCAGCGTAAAAAGAGCGGAGAATAATGACTTTTTCAATAAAGCCAGGGCAACACTTATTCTCCGGTGGCGAAAGAGTACGGCAAAAAACAGATTTATAGCTACAGCAAGGGTAAGAATATTGCCTCAGTAGTCAGAGGCTTTCTGATGAAATCGGTTTATGGCGGTAAGAATAATCGTGGTGTTAACGGGCGTTATCTCCGACAGAAAATCCGTAGCTGCCAGCTTCTGCTCGTCGGCAGGATCTACTATCCCGCTGGCGGCCTCGATATCGGTTAGGTTGCTGCTGGCAGGCTCGGCTGCCATAACATAACCGCTGATAAACAGAACCAGAGAGCAAATCAGCATTATCTTGTTCATCTTTATTCCCGGCTGATAAATAAAAGAACGCGTGCCGTATCGAATATAGGTTTTATGCACGGCACGTGAAAAGCATTGTTTTTTAACGAATAGGGTTGAGTTAAGTTATTGCTGGATCGGTCGTTTTCGGCCTGCGAATATTCCTGGCTGAGCATAACGATAAAAAAATAAACGTCAGCGTTTTCTGCTAATAGTTGGACTCAACGCACGCTAATCTGACGGGTGGCGTTTCAGGTAAGGGGGTAAAAAAACAGGTGATACGCCAGTTTTAACTTAAGTGCCTGTTTTTAGATGGAAAAGAAAAACCTGGTGGTCTGCGCCAGTGTAAGGCAGAGATTGCGGTGTGTTTTCAGAAAAGCCGGAGCGCGGCATGG
The sequence above is a segment of the Mixta intestinalis genome. Coding sequences within it:
- the nfuA gene encoding Fe-S biogenesis protein NfuA; protein product: MIRITDAAQEHFAKLLSNQEDGTQIRVFVINPGTPSAECGVSYCPPDAVEPSDTELKFEKLSAYVDELSAPYLEDAEIDFVTDNLGSQLTLKAPNAKMRKVADDAPLIERVEYLLQAQINPQLAGHGGRVSLMEITDEGYAILQFGGGCNGCSMVDVTLKEGIEKELLAAFPELKGVRDLTEHQRGEHSYY
- a CDS encoding Tex family protein, producing MMNDSLSRIIAGELQARAEQVDAAIRLLDEGNTVPFIARYRKEVTGGLDDTQLRQLETRLGYLRELEDRRQAILKSVAEQGKLSDELAAAINGTLSKTELEDLYLPYKPKRRTRGQIAIEAGLEPLADTLWQDPSHQPEQLAAEFVDADKGIADVKAALDGARYILMERFAEDAALLAKVRDYLWKNAHLVSRVVEGKEDAGAKFRDYFDHHEALATVPSHRALAMFRGRNEGVLQLSLNADPQFDEPPRESYGEQLIADHLNLRLNNAPADAWRKAVVSWTWRIKVLLHLETELMGSIRERAEEEAINVFARNLHDLLMAAPAGMRATMGLDPGLRTGVKVAVVDATGKLVATDTVYPHTGQAAKAAAAVAALCTRHQVELVAIGNGTASRETERFFLDLQKQFPQVTAQKVVVSEAGASVYSASELAAQEFPDLDVSLRGAVSIARRLQDPLAELVKIDPKSIGVGQYQHDVSQSMLAKKLDAVVEDCVNAVGVDLNTASVALLTRVAGLSRMMAQNIVSWRDENGRFQNRQQLLKVSRLGPKAFEQCAGFLRINHGDNPLDASTVHPEAYPVVERILEATRQSLRELMGNAGELRKLKAVDFTTERFGVPTVSDILKELEKPGRDPRPEFKTAQFAEGVETMNDLLPGMVLEGAVTNVTNFGAFVDIGVHQDGLVHISSLSDKFVEDPHTVVKAGDIVKVKVLEVDIQRKRIALTMRLDEQPGESASRGAPRAQGRENNSRAAAKPRARATTNAPGNSAMGDALAAAFGKKR
- the greB gene encoding transcription elongation factor GreB → MKTQLITREGYNKLRAEHDHLWNEKRPEITKIVSWAASLGDRSENADYTYNKRLLRQIDRRVRYLRKCLAELKIVDYSPQQEGKVFFGAWVEVENEQGEVKRFRIVGPDEIYGEVKDYISIDSPMARALIKKEVDDEVHVNTPEGEKIWFVNRIEYQRDSGGAA
- a CDS encoding DUF1471 domain-containing protein, coding for MNLMKTVAVTCLLGGLSFSVLAAKEVTKEEAQKMNLEKIGTVNTTAETTSPMDAKRELSKMADEKGGQYYVIVAGREHGRFSATADVYK
- a CDS encoding glycosyltransferase family 2 protein, with product MEYDTAQDKINVNQLNTVALLIVKNEERTIKRCIDSISGKFDEIIIVDTGSTDNTINIIIEQRVLNLKLLNFKWTESFADARNYALNNSKGKYVFFIDADEVLKSDRKEILKKLPELAINDEINLNVICPKIVDHDENYTTGVPRFFFNENDIYYFGHVHEELRSNNFTLKIIPDYDIVICHDGYLDEVVKSKNKLERNIKLLEKTLQIEPLNARWNYFLLRNGYELFDATYAIKKIKKILKYIDKKQEVIYKKAIIDMLIRYQLKGSCPQKDFEKTLDLLGSIEPNNKNIVFYRGLFQLNSWKIKAKEMLDYLIEYREDNQMDMPEMLHTKGFHLDSIIAIYLFECGYYQQAEKLFSFLVNHNYHSDMITYYFSLLQGRKTENREGDFY
- the feoB gene encoding Fe(2+) transporter permease subunit FeoB is translated as MKQCTIGLLGNPNAGKTTLFNQLTGARQRVGNWAGVTVERKEGFFTAGNTRVNLIDLPGTYSLTTVSQQASLDEQIACHFVLSEQADLLINVVDACNLERNLYLTLQLRELGVPCIVALNMLDMAENQNITIDIPALEQRLGCPVVPVVSTRGSGIDRLKQLIDEGIRMGAPIEVAYPPALSEAADQLAAAMPVSEQRQRRRWLAFQLLEGDIYSRRQVGDLALQRLAESDAPLPQDAAVEIAAARYQQLATICAGVSNQQQAAPDRLSQRLDRIVLNRWLGIPIFLLMMYLMFLLAINIGGALQPLFDVGSAALFIHGTQWIGHTLHFPEWLTLFLAQGIGGGINTVLPLVPQIGLMYLFLSFMEDSGYMARAAFVVDRLMQSLGLPGKSFVPLIVGFGCNVPSVMGARTLDAPRERLITVMMAPFMSCGARLAIFAVFSAAFFGSHGALVVFSLYLTGIVMAILTGLLLKHTLLRGEASPFVMELPSWHVPHLKSLMLQAWQRLRSFVLRAGKVIVVASILIGGLNSFSFNGQPVDSINDSALASVSRVITPLLTPIGVHADNWQATVGLLTGAMAKEVVVGTLNTLYTAEALHEEPFDAEAWSLTEELKDAVTETWDGLKETLSLSVLANPIEASKGDGEMASGAMGQMHRQFGSNAAAFSYLLFVLLYVPCVSVMGAIARESSRRWMGFSIFWGLNVAYSLATLFWQFSRIGEQPLTSSLIILLVVLFNGALLMFLRRMPQPSQSIPIKVMPAERYETLKSESCH
- the feoA gene encoding ferrous iron transporter A, which codes for MSLLARQHYQIIGFTSAVSPAWRQKLLSLGLLPGSCFEVVRIAPLGDPLQIQAGRVSLMLRKKDLALLQLQPVTQTEAA
- the gntX gene encoding DNA utilization protein GntX; amino-acid sequence: MLPMQGGCWLCQTPLKLPRQGLCSYCLRALPLLPLCCPRCGLPAGNSLVDCSRCLRRPPPWQQLVAVSDYRSPLSQLIARHKFSRITALSVMLARLILLSWLAARRQRGLRRPDLLLTVPLHHRRAWRRGFNQADLLAKPLAHWLGCAWHPEGLTRRAAGRVQHHLSASARKQNLRNAFRLEIAVRDRHIALIDDVVTTGSTVAEISRLLMQAGAASVQIWCLCRTL
- the bioH gene encoding pimeloyl-ACP methyl ester esterase BioH gives rise to the protein MAQLYWHTIGTGDRNLVLLHGWGLNAEVWRCIVEPLSAHFRLHLVDLPGFGRSQGFGALTLDEMVAALLPQLPEKSLVLGWSLGGLVASQLALRYPQRVEGLITVASSPCFTAQDDRWPGIKPDTLAGFQQQLSEDYQRTVERFLALQTLGTQSARQDARMLKEVVLSQPVPPVAVLAGGLDILRHVDLRTEMEDLQMPLLRIYGSLDGLVPRKVAALLDERWPRSASLIIDKAAHAPFMSHPQAFCEAVVRFSHSV